From a single Oreochromis niloticus isolate F11D_XX linkage group LG3, O_niloticus_UMD_NMBU, whole genome shotgun sequence genomic region:
- the LOC102079545 gene encoding uncharacterized protein LOC102079545 isoform X1 — protein MSAVTLQALCSTLVFVLFVSADPKNISAEFGQDVTLTCRAPNNNKNIIVVEWSRADLEPQHVLLQRIGQFDPDNQHPSFKNRVDLQDRQMKDGDVSLILKNVMINDTGTYECRVQRQRESLSLITSVYLSVVPPGQSGGHKEDRRNKDGRREDGSVILIVGLSVSAVLLVAAVVGFFIYRKHKQQQSQETYQPPVELQPVSC, from the exons ATGTCTGCTGTAACTCTGCAGGCACTCTGCTCCACGCTGGTGTTTGTCCTGTtcgtctctgcag aCCCGAAAAACATCTCAGCTGAGTTTGGACAGGATGtgactctgacatgtcgagctccaaataacaacaaaaacatcatagttgtagagtggagcagagctgacctggagCCACAACATGTCCTTTTGCAACGGATTGGCCAGTTTGATCCAgacaaccagcatccatcttttaagaaccgggtggatctgcaggacagacagatgaaggatggagacgtgtctttgattctgaagaatgtgatgattaatgacactggaacatacgagtgtcgtgttcagagacagagagaaagtttAAGTCTCATCACCAGTGTCTACCTGAGtgttgttcctccag GTCAGTCAGGAGGACACAAAGAAGATAGAAGGAACAAAGATGGAAGGAGGGAGGATGGCTCTGTTATACTGATTGTTGGTCTGTCGGTTTCTGCTGTGCtgcttgttgctgctgttgttggattttttatctacagaaaacataaacaacagcagAGTCAGGAGACATACCAGCCTCCTGTTGAACTACAGCCTGTCTCCTGCTGa
- the LOC102079545 gene encoding uncharacterized protein LOC102079545 isoform X2 — protein sequence MSAVTASLCSTLMVVLFVSADPKNISAEFGQDVTLTCRAPNNNKNIIVVEWSRADLEPQHVLLQRIGQFDPDNQHPSFKNRVDLQDRQMKDGDVSLILKNVMINDTGTYECRVQRQRESLSLITSVYLSVVPPGQSGGHKEDRRNKDGRREDGSVILIVGLSVSAVLLVAAVVGFFIYRKHKQQQSQETYQPPVELQPVSC from the exons aCCCGAAAAACATCTCAGCTGAGTTTGGACAGGATGtgactctgacatgtcgagctccaaataacaacaaaaacatcatagttgtagagtggagcagagctgacctggagCCACAACATGTCCTTTTGCAACGGATTGGCCAGTTTGATCCAgacaaccagcatccatcttttaagaaccgggtggatctgcaggacagacagatgaaggatggagacgtgtctttgattctgaagaatgtgatgattaatgacactggaacatacgagtgtcgtgttcagagacagagagaaagtttAAGTCTCATCACCAGTGTCTACCTGAGtgttgttcctccag GTCAGTCAGGAGGACACAAAGAAGATAGAAGGAACAAAGATGGAAGGAGGGAGGATGGCTCTGTTATACTGATTGTTGGTCTGTCGGTTTCTGCTGTGCtgcttgttgctgctgttgttggattttttatctacagaaaacataaacaacagcagAGTCAGGAGACATACCAGCCTCCTGTTGAACTACAGCCTGTCTCCTGCTGa
- the LOC102079545 gene encoding uncharacterized protein LOC102079545 isoform X3, translating to MLQNNNPKNISAEFGQDVTLTCRAPNNNKNIIVVEWSRADLEPQHVLLQRIGQFDPDNQHPSFKNRVDLQDRQMKDGDVSLILKNVMINDTGTYECRVQRQRESLSLITSVYLSVVPPGQSGGHKEDRRNKDGRREDGSVILIVGLSVSAVLLVAAVVGFFIYRKHKQQQSQETYQPPVELQPVSC from the exons aCCCGAAAAACATCTCAGCTGAGTTTGGACAGGATGtgactctgacatgtcgagctccaaataacaacaaaaacatcatagttgtagagtggagcagagctgacctggagCCACAACATGTCCTTTTGCAACGGATTGGCCAGTTTGATCCAgacaaccagcatccatcttttaagaaccgggtggatctgcaggacagacagatgaaggatggagacgtgtctttgattctgaagaatgtgatgattaatgacactggaacatacgagtgtcgtgttcagagacagagagaaagtttAAGTCTCATCACCAGTGTCTACCTGAGtgttgttcctccag GTCAGTCAGGAGGACACAAAGAAGATAGAAGGAACAAAGATGGAAGGAGGGAGGATGGCTCTGTTATACTGATTGTTGGTCTGTCGGTTTCTGCTGTGCtgcttgttgctgctgttgttggattttttatctacagaaaacataaacaacagcagAGTCAGGAGACATACCAGCCTCCTGTTGAACTACAGCCTGTCTCCTGCTGa